CGCGAGCAGGTCATCCAATACGTCTACGAACGCTACGGCCGCAGCAACGCCGCGATGGCCGCCGAGGTCATCAGTTACCGCACGCGCTCGGCCCTGCGCGACGTCGCCAAAGCCCTCGGCTTCACGATCGAACAAACCGAAGAAATCGCGAGAGAATACGACGCCCGCGAATCGCTCGAAGATGCCGCCGCGCAATTCGGCGAACGCGCACGGCGTCTCGACGAATTCTGCCGCCGCATCGACGGTTTTCCGCGCCACATGGGCATCCACTCCGGCGGCATGGTGATCACCCGCGATCCGCTGATCCGCGTCGCCCCGATCGAATGGGCGACGATGCGCGACCGCACCGTCATCCAGTGGGACAAAGACGACCTGCAAGAACTCGGCCTGATCAAGATCGACCTGCTTGGCCTGGGCATGCTCTCGCTCTTGCGCGAAGCATTTTCGATTCACAAGCGATGCCTACGCGAAGGTGGCATCCCGAGCCCGATCGAGAGGAGACGGAGGTGCATCAGGGCTGTTGCCAAGCGAAGGCTCGAAGTTTTGCGCCATTCGCAGGATGCGCCCTTCGAGGCTCGCCTTTGGCTCGCACCTCAGGATGACGGAAGACACTGTCATCCTGAGGAGCATCGCCGCGAAGCGGCGATGCCTCGAAGGACGCGAGGAGCGTCTTCGCGGGCAATAACCCTGATGCACCTCCCTCGACTGACAACGCAGCCCCTCGCGCTCCACACCATTCCCCCGGACGATCGCGACACGTACGCGATGATTTCGAAGGCCGATACGATCGGGGTGTTTCAGATCGAATCGCGGGCGCAGCAGTCGATGTTGCCGCGGATGAAGCCGCGGTGCTTTTACGACATCGTGATGCAGGTTGCCATCATTCGGCCGGGCCCGATACAAGGGCAGATGGTGCATCCGTTTTTGCGCCGGCGCGCGGGACTCGAACCGGTGACATATCCGCATCCGAAGCTCAAGCCGGTACTGGAGCGCACGATGGGTGTGCCGCTCTTTCAAGAGCAGGGTATGCGTATGGCGATCGAGGCGGCGGGATTTACGCCGGGTGAAGCGGACGTGCTGCGCCGGGCGATGGGGCACAAGCGCTCGCACGAGCGGATGCGCGAGATCTATCCGAAGCTGGTCGAGGGCATGGTCGCGAACGGGATCGATCGCCCGGCGGCCGAGCAGCTCTTCCACATGCTCGAAGGCTTTGCCGATTACGGATTTCCCGAATCGCACGCGGCCAGCTTCGCGCTGCTCGCCTATGCCTCGGCCTACGTAAAATGTCATTTTCCGGCGGTCTTTGCGGCCGCGATCCTCAACGTGCAGCCGATGGGATTCTATTCGACCGAAGTCTTGGTCAACGACGCGCGCCGGCACGGCGTGGTGGTGAAACCGGTCGAGGTGAACGCGAGCGAGTATTGGTCGCACGTGGAGAGGGACGGCGCGCTGCGTTTGGGGTTTCACCTCGTGCGCGGCCTGGGCAGCGCGCAGAAGGAGCGGCTCGAAGCGGCGCTCGCGCAAGGACCTTTTGCGGATCTGCTCGCCTTCGCGCAGCGCACCCGGCTCGAAAAAGAGGCGATCGAGAATCTAGCGGTCGCGGGGGCGTTCGCGCCGTGGTTCGCATCGCGACGCGAGGCGATGTGGGCGCTGCGCGCGCTCGATGAACGCGAGGCACGCGGCGAGCTCGGGAAGTTGATGGAGGTCGAAGAGCCCGCGGTGCAGTTTGCGCCCCTCGCCCCGAAAGGAGAGACCGCGTTCGATCTCTGGTCGACGGGCGTGACGACGAAGGTGCAGGCGGTGGCGCATTTTCGCGCGCAGCTCGACGAGCAGCGTGTGATTTCGGCGCAGCGGCTGGAGGCGATGCCCAATCATCTGCTCTGTCGCGTCGGCGGTTTGGTGATCACCCGCCAGCGGCCGGGCACGGCCAAAGGCTTCGTGTTTCTGACGCTCGAGGACGAAACGGGTCTGGTCAACGTGATCGTGCGGCCGGACGTATACGAACGTTACCGCCGCGTCATCCGCACCTCGAACATGCTCGTGATCGAGGGGGTCTTACAGAAGGAAGCGGGGACGATCGACCTGCTCGCCCGTGCTGCGTGGCCACTCGAGGATGGCGGCGTCACCGACGGCGTGCGCTCGCACAATTTTCATTAACAACGCGCGCGAATCACTGATGAGCGAGCCAGAAATCGTAGACCTCTTTCTCGATTGGATACAGATAGGTCCCCGCCGGTACGCGATAACCGGGAAGCGGCAGCGGAAACGGAAACTCACGAATCCCACGCGCGATCGGATCGTCATTCGGCGGGAAGCAGAAAGCCCAAGGTATGTTCGCGACCTCCGTGCCGCCGGTCGGATACAGCCAGTGATATTGACCGTAGTAACAGTGCATGCCATTTTCGCCCCACGCTCGAAGCGGAATCAAGAACCCTTCGCCGTGACCTTGCAGCTCGGTGGTCCCCGAAAAATTCATGTGATACGATCGCGTCGCGGCCGCACGCTGGTTTGGATCGATCGTCGCGATCGAGAGCGGAGCTTGCTGCGCGTTGAGCTGCTGCGCTTCATGCTGAAATGCGACCTCTTGTTGCGCCAACTGCTCGGCGAGCGTCCCCTGCCGGACTTTCTTCGGTGCACTGCGTGGCTGGGGCGGTGCCGTCGGCTCGATCCGCGCGATCTCGGTGGGCTGTGCTTCCGGCTGCTTCACCACGCGGCGCGGGAGGGCTTTGGGCGGCGGCTGCGCGCGCTGCTGCCGGACCGGCACCGGTTGCGTCTGCGGTACCGGATGGCTATGCGGCGCGATGTGAATCGACGACGAAGCGACCATGAACGTTTCCTGCGGGTGGTGCTCCGGCGCCGCCATCATCGCGTGCAAGCGCAAGGCCACGCCCCACGCAGCCAACATCCACACCATGAGGTTGATGAAACCGGAAACGAGAAGCGACCACACCACAGTGGCGCGATCGTCGCTGGCTTGTCGCTGGTCGTCGGTTTCGCTGATCATGGGCTCGCTCGCTGGGCGGCAACCTCTATTACACCAGGTCTTTCCGGAACCTCTACTGAGAAAGGCCGCGGCGGCGGCGCGACGCGTCAGGGGTCTCCGTTGGCGGAAGGCCGAACCAAAACCGCACGATGGACCAGCAACCCGAAGCCGATCGTTCCGAAGATCGCCGCCAGCAGAATCTCACGCGCACGCTGATGTGGATCGGCGTCGCCGGGCTGGGCGCCGCGCTCGCGTTCACCGTGGTGCGCGTGCTGATGAGTCGACGCCCGGCCGACCCGACGAGCGAACGAATTCAGCAGCTGATCGACGAGGCAAATCACTTGCTCAAGACGCTTGACGAGCAGAGAAACACCGCGTAGCGGGTCACCGGCGATCATCGCCGGCGCGGAGTACGAACTCGCCTTCACGGATCTCCTAGCCAATGGCCAGGCCGTCGGGCGAACCGGCGGCATCGTCGTCTTCTGCTTCGGCCCATTACCGCAAGAACGCGCGCGCGTGCGAATCACCGCGATCAAGCCAAAATACGCGATCGCGCAGCTCGTCAAACTGCTCGTCCCCTCCGCCTTCCGGACCACGCCGTTTTGCAGCGTCTTCGGCACCTGCGGCGGATGTCAGGTGCAGCACCTGAGCTACCCCGCGCAGCTGGCGTGGAAGACCGACATGGTGCGCAGCTCGCTCCAGCGGATCGGGGGCTTTGCGGAGGTCGAGGTACGCGGCGCGGTCGGAATGATCTATCCGCGCAGTTACCGCAACAAGATGTCGCTGGTCGTCGAGCACGCCGGCGCCGGGTCCACGATCGGGTTCTATCAGCAGCGTTCGCACGAAGTGGTCGCGATCGAGGCATGCCCGATCGTAACGCCCCAACTCAACGATTATATCGGACGCCTGAACCGCGCGCGCTCGGTGCCCGAGGTCGCGGCAGCGCTCGCCGTCACGCGCCACGTGGTTTCGCGCAACGC
The Candidatus Baltobacteraceae bacterium DNA segment above includes these coding regions:
- a CDS encoding PHP domain-containing protein, producing MEALRGCGADVNYAELHAYSNFTFLEGASHPETLIARAAELELTAIALTDRDGLYGAVRFAGAARRAGIEAIIGSELTLEDGTSLVLLIEDARGYANLCELISTAQLRGSKGDARLRIEDLDGRSQGLVALSQSLEPARIDALRACFRDRCYLELQHHLAPADAERNRRLVRLAREMRVAYVATNGVVYADRADAPLADILACVKETITLEAARAQRRLRPNAEYHLKSAAAMRAVFSAYPEAIDATLTIAQRCRFRLERLTGQFPLFPVPDPSRGSGQAYTRQSYLRELVYRGAADRYGTPLASNVERQLEYELGIIAKMDLAGYFLIVWDIVQAADRLGVLCQGRGSAANSAVCYALGITAVDPVGMNLLFERFMSEERQEIPDIDIDFAHQDREQVIQYVYERYGRSNAAMAAEVISYRTRSALRDVAKALGFTIEQTEEIAREYDARESLEDAAAQFGERARRLDEFCRRIDGFPRHMGIHSGGMVITRDPLIRVAPIEWATMRDRTVIQWDKDDLQELGLIKIDLLGLGMLSLLREAFSIHKRCLREGGIPSPIERRRRCIRAVAKRRLEVLRHSQDAPFEARLWLAPQDDGRHCHPEEHRREAAMPRRTRGASSRAITLMHLPRLTTQPLALHTIPPDDRDTYAMISKADTIGVFQIESRAQQSMLPRMKPRCFYDIVMQVAIIRPGPIQGQMVHPFLRRRAGLEPVTYPHPKLKPVLERTMGVPLFQEQGMRMAIEAAGFTPGEADVLRRAMGHKRSHERMREIYPKLVEGMVANGIDRPAAEQLFHMLEGFADYGFPESHAASFALLAYASAYVKCHFPAVFAAAILNVQPMGFYSTEVLVNDARRHGVVVKPVEVNASEYWSHVERDGALRLGFHLVRGLGSAQKERLEAALAQGPFADLLAFAQRTRLEKEAIENLAVAGAFAPWFASRREAMWALRALDEREARGELGKLMEVEEPAVQFAPLAPKGETAFDLWSTGVTTKVQAVAHFRAQLDEQRVISAQRLEAMPNHLLCRVGGLVITRQRPGTAKGFVFLTLEDETGLVNVIVRPDVYERYRRVIRTSNMLVIEGVLQKEAGTIDLLARAAWPLEDGGVTDGVRSHNFH